Proteins co-encoded in one Novosphingobium sp. PP1Y genomic window:
- a CDS encoding TonB-dependent receptor, with protein sequence MKFQTALNTATSMLAVGAAFLSVPALAQSTGSVDFEDDTIIVTGRIDRSVAGVELPDTPKAKQVLTQEFISRGTPGQTINETINLIPGVNFQNYDGFGSSGGNLMIRGFDDTRISQTFDGIPANDTGSYALYTNQNLDPELIEQVNVNLGTTDVDSPTASATGSTVNYRSLTPTHEFGARMVGTVGDQSKMRIFGMINTGDLNDSGTRAYFAASRDTYDALFGGFGEIKKTQFNAKIYQPLGDNGDFIAVSGHLNNNRNNMSSDWKLTTTDGIPLTKSERDDYVVERCTIPAGIGGVEDVADKYGCGSLWEYRYNPSKTGNIRINSRFTLSDSLVLTVDPYFQYTSANGGGTSVGYEGTFSDTITSGYIGGSPYFGGVDLNGDSDTRDSVLVSTPSQTVTNRIGVIASLRYDLGDNNRVRLAYTYDRGRHRQTGEVGFLKANGLAEHYFNNKNPLTDAAGNVLEKRDRLSYAILNQVSGEYAGDFANDSLHVVAGVRVPFFRRNLTQNCLTTSSSGYVDCFATNSADEATRAAENPGYGAPDNRVFNYNRVLPTAGFTYDFTPEASLYFNYSKGVQVPGTDNLYNSFYYAPGTEGARSAKPETSDNFDLGLRFRSGMIQGSFGGWYTIFANRLSSAYNPETDRTTYTNLGTVDRYGLDGTLAVSPDSHFKAYIFASYLWSKIRDDVQTGTDSFAETSGNMEGGVPKYTFGGRVEGNAGPVSIGVEAKRTGSRYYNSLNTPALNKAGDQIWAAKVPGYTVVNLDARLDLGFLGMGDKTYLQANVTNLFDEFYYGSFDDAGVSETATTYAYLGAPRTFSASINFQF encoded by the coding sequence ATGAAGTTCCAAACCGCTTTGAACACCGCGACCAGCATGCTGGCCGTGGGAGCCGCTTTCCTTTCCGTTCCGGCGCTTGCCCAGTCGACCGGCTCGGTCGATTTCGAGGACGACACCATCATCGTCACCGGACGGATCGACCGTTCGGTTGCCGGCGTCGAACTGCCCGACACGCCCAAGGCCAAGCAGGTATTGACCCAGGAGTTCATCAGCCGCGGCACGCCTGGCCAGACGATCAACGAGACGATCAACCTGATCCCGGGCGTCAATTTCCAGAACTACGACGGCTTCGGTTCCTCCGGCGGCAACCTGATGATCCGCGGCTTCGACGATACCCGCATTTCGCAGACCTTCGATGGTATCCCGGCCAACGACACCGGCAGCTACGCGCTCTACACCAACCAGAACCTCGATCCGGAACTGATCGAGCAGGTCAACGTCAACCTCGGCACGACCGATGTCGACTCGCCAACGGCATCGGCCACCGGTTCGACCGTCAACTACCGTTCGCTGACGCCCACGCACGAGTTCGGCGCGCGGATGGTCGGCACGGTCGGTGACCAGAGCAAGATGCGCATCTTTGGCATGATCAACACCGGAGACCTCAACGACTCCGGAACCCGCGCCTACTTCGCCGCTTCGCGTGACACTTATGATGCCCTTTTCGGCGGTTTCGGCGAGATCAAGAAGACGCAGTTCAACGCCAAGATCTACCAGCCGCTCGGCGACAATGGCGACTTCATCGCCGTGTCCGGTCATCTCAACAACAACCGCAACAACATGTCCTCCGACTGGAAGCTGACGACCACGGACGGCATTCCGCTCACCAAGTCCGAGCGTGACGACTATGTGGTGGAGCGCTGCACGATTCCGGCGGGGATTGGCGGTGTGGAGGACGTCGCGGACAAGTACGGTTGCGGATCGCTTTGGGAATATCGCTACAACCCGTCAAAGACCGGCAATATCCGCATCAATTCGCGTTTCACCCTGAGCGATAGCCTGGTCCTGACCGTCGACCCGTACTTCCAGTACACTTCGGCCAACGGCGGCGGCACGAGCGTCGGCTACGAGGGTACCTTCAGCGACACGATCACCAGCGGCTATATCGGCGGCAGCCCCTACTTCGGCGGAGTAGACCTGAACGGCGATAGCGATACGCGCGACTCGGTCCTCGTTTCGACGCCGAGCCAGACCGTTACCAACCGCATCGGTGTCATCGCTTCGCTGCGCTACGACTTGGGCGACAACAACCGCGTCCGCCTTGCCTATACTTACGATCGCGGCCGTCATCGCCAGACCGGTGAGGTCGGCTTCCTCAAGGCCAATGGCCTTGCCGAGCATTACTTCAACAACAAGAATCCGCTGACGGACGCTGCCGGAAACGTCCTGGAGAAGCGCGATCGCCTGTCCTATGCGATCCTGAATCAGGTCTCCGGTGAGTATGCCGGCGACTTCGCGAACGACTCGCTGCATGTCGTGGCCGGTGTGCGCGTGCCGTTCTTCCGCCGTAACCTGACGCAGAACTGCCTGACCACGAGCTCTTCCGGATACGTTGACTGCTTTGCCACCAACAGCGCCGACGAAGCGACCCGCGCTGCCGAAAATCCTGGCTACGGCGCGCCGGACAACCGTGTCTTCAACTACAACCGCGTACTGCCCACGGCAGGTTTCACGTACGATTTCACGCCTGAAGCCAGCCTCTACTTCAACTACTCGAAGGGTGTGCAGGTCCCCGGCACCGACAACCTCTACAATTCCTTCTATTACGCACCCGGCACCGAGGGGGCCCGTTCGGCCAAGCCGGAAACCTCCGACAACTTCGACCTTGGCCTGCGTTTTCGCAGCGGCATGATTCAGGGTTCGTTCGGTGGCTGGTACACGATCTTCGCCAACCGTCTTTCCTCGGCCTACAATCCGGAAACGGACCGCACGACTTATACCAACCTCGGTACGGTCGACCGCTATGGCCTCGACGGTACGCTCGCCGTCAGCCCGGACAGCCACTTCAAGGCCTATATCTTCGCGTCATACCTGTGGTCGAAGATCCGCGACGACGTGCAGACCGGGACGGACAGCTTTGCCGAGACCTCGGGGAACATGGAAGGCGGCGTGCCGAAGTACACCTTCGGTGGCCGTGTCGAAGGCAATGCCGGTCCGGTCTCGATCGGCGTTGAAGCCAAGCGCACCGGTTCGCGCTACTACAACAGCCTGAACACGCCTGCCCTCAACAAGGCCGGGGATCAGATCTGGGCGGCCAAGGTTCCTGGCTATACCGTGGTCAATCTCGACGCGCGCCTCGACCTTGGCTTCCTGGGCATGGGCGACAAGACCTACCTGCAGGCCAACGTCACCAACCTGTTCGACGAGTTCTACTACGGCTCGTTCGATGACGCTGGCGTCAGCGAGACGGCGACGACTTACGCCTATCTCGGTGCACCGCGCACGTTCTCGGCCTCGATCAACTTCCAGTTCTGA
- the mtgA gene encoding monofunctional biosynthetic peptidoglycan transglycosylase: MLRILAKTVVWFVAISVGLTVLYRFVPPPVTVTMVLDGNGITKDWEPLSRIDRNMVAAVVAAEDGKFCSHSGFDTEAIEKALERNARGGRLRGGSTISQQTAKNVFLWQGEGWTRYLRKGLEVWFTFLIENLWDKRRIMEVYLNVAETGIGTYGVEAGAQRYFGKSAANLTPTEAARMAAALPSPKTRAVKSPSGFTRRYGNTIAARIGTVKRDGYDACVYQ; this comes from the coding sequence TTGCTGCGCATCCTTGCCAAAACCGTCGTCTGGTTCGTCGCCATCAGCGTGGGTCTCACAGTCCTCTATCGTTTCGTACCACCGCCGGTCACTGTGACCATGGTGCTGGACGGCAATGGCATCACCAAGGACTGGGAGCCACTGAGCCGGATAGACCGGAACATGGTTGCAGCCGTCGTCGCCGCCGAGGATGGCAAGTTCTGCAGCCACAGCGGCTTTGACACCGAGGCGATCGAGAAGGCGTTGGAGCGCAACGCCCGGGGCGGCCGTCTGCGTGGCGGGTCGACGATCAGCCAGCAGACCGCCAAGAACGTGTTTCTCTGGCAGGGCGAAGGTTGGACCCGATACCTGCGCAAGGGCCTGGAAGTCTGGTTCACCTTCCTGATCGAGAACCTATGGGACAAGCGGCGGATCATGGAAGTCTATCTCAATGTCGCCGAAACCGGCATCGGCACTTACGGCGTCGAGGCAGGCGCGCAGCGCTATTTCGGCAAGTCAGCAGCGAATCTGACCCCGACCGAAGCCGCGCGCATGGCCGCTGCCCTGCCCAGCCCCAAGACCCGCGCGGTGAAGAGCCCCTCGGGATTCACCCGCCGCTACGGCAACACGATCGCCGCGCGCATCGGCACCGTAAAGCGCGACGGCTACGACGCCTGCGTCTACCAGTAA